In one Molothrus ater isolate BHLD 08-10-18 breed brown headed cowbird chromosome 6, BPBGC_Mater_1.1, whole genome shotgun sequence genomic region, the following are encoded:
- the LOC118687837 gene encoding interferon-induced transmembrane protein 5-like, whose amino-acid sequence MEPRQADVSIPLQSSGWGAAAPGPRSEPQPRDYVLWSVFNVLLWSALGGLGCCGFPALVYSVKARDCKVSGDLEGARRHSHRARVVNIVCSVAIAVVWVIFIIIAATFVSRFRHT is encoded by the exons ATGGAGCCCAGGCAGGCGGACGTGTCCATCCCACTGCAGTCCTCCGGGTGGGGGgcggccgcccccggcccccgcTCCGAGCCGCAGCCCCGGGACTACGTGCTCTGGTCGGTGTTCAATGTGCTGCTGTGGTCCGCGCTGGGCGGGCTGGGCTGCTGCGGCTTCCCCGCGCTCGTCTACTCCGTCAAG GCCCGTGACTGTAAGGTGTCGGGGGACCTGGAGGGTGCCCGGCGCCACAGCCACCGCGCCAGGGTGGTGAACATCGTCTGCTCCGTGGCGATCGCCGTCGTCTGGgtcatcttcatcatcatcgCCGCCACCTTCGTGTCCAGATTCAGGCACACCTGA
- the LOC118687836 gene encoding interferon-induced transmembrane protein 5-like, producing the protein MDTSDPRQERPPPKRGPPPAAPQAPRDHLVWAIFNTLYMNFCCLGFVALAFAVKARDRKVSGDVEAAQHFSSKARCYNALATAGSVLLPLLLGALIVTGVIHLSKLAQESVGFFTYQFSGSDDEDQ; encoded by the exons ATGGACACCTCGGACCCGCGGCAGGAGCGGCCGCCCCCCAAGCGggggccgccccccgccgccccccaAGCGCCCCGCGACCACCTGGTCTGGGCCATCTTCAACACCCTCTACATGAACTTCTGCTGCCTGGGCTTCGTGGCGCTCGCCTTCGCCGTCAAG GCTCGGGACAGGAAAGTGTCTGGGGATGTGGAAGCTGCTCAGCACTTCAGCTCCAAGGCGCGGTGCTACAACGCCCTGGCCACGGCGGGCAGcgtgctgctgcctctgctgctcgGGGCCCTCATTGTCACCGGGGTCATCCACCTCTCCAAGCTGGCCCAGGAGTCCGTGGGCTTCTTCACCTACCAGTTCAGCGGCAGCGACGACGAGGACCAGTGA